In Companilactobacillus allii, one genomic interval encodes:
- a CDS encoding alpha/beta fold hydrolase — MKFLTDDKIELDYNIYGSGKPVILIAGFGGYQEIWQLQVKYLLDMNYQVITYDHRNHGASQRTDSQLNMARLITDLHELIEFLKLDKPLLVGHSMGASVCYGYLSRYDNVAGVMGVDQTTKMLNDSIWHYGFMDINQSNYKEKTTNVNVHETLHGLDKRVITKLNDAKNKYPFNRVSNLPLLYDHVTKDWTKAVETSSHPVMILAAKDSPYYNSGFAKVVADLSENVTFSVMDNSGHDIMAEVPDQFNQLLRHFVLSNQRYQ; from the coding sequence ATGAAATTTTTAACAGATGATAAAATTGAACTGGATTATAACATTTATGGGTCAGGTAAACCGGTCATACTTATTGCTGGATTTGGTGGTTATCAAGAGATATGGCAACTACAAGTAAAATATTTACTTGATATGAATTATCAGGTGATAACTTATGATCATAGGAATCATGGTGCTTCACAACGTACTGACTCACAATTAAATATGGCAAGATTAATTACGGATCTACATGAATTAATTGAATTTTTAAAGCTGGATAAGCCACTTTTAGTTGGTCATTCAATGGGAGCTAGTGTTTGTTACGGATATTTATCAAGATATGACAACGTTGCTGGCGTCATGGGAGTTGATCAGACTACTAAGATGCTGAATGATTCTATTTGGCATTATGGTTTTATGGATATTAATCAAAGCAATTATAAAGAGAAAACCACTAATGTTAATGTTCATGAGACATTGCATGGTTTAGACAAGCGGGTAATTACTAAGTTAAATGACGCTAAGAATAAATATCCATTCAATCGAGTTAGTAATTTGCCACTGCTATATGATCATGTTACTAAGGATTGGACCAAAGCTGTTGAGACTAGTAGTCATCCAGTGATGATTTTGGCTGCTAAAGATAGTCCTTATTACAACTCTGGTTTTGCTAAGGTGGTTGCTGATTTAAGTGAGAATGTGACATTTTCTGTGATGGATAATTCAGGTCACGACATTATGGCTGAAGTACCTGATCAGTTCAATCAGTTGTTACGACATTTTGTATTATCTAATCAACGCTATCAGTGA
- the trpD gene encoding anthranilate phosphoribosyltransferase, whose translation MIENAIKELVNGKNLTFKETNQVIDEIMSGETSDIQISSFLTALSIRKETVEEIAGAANAMRAHALEFEADEPVLEIVGTGGDHSNSFNISTTSALVVSATGIPVAKHGNRAASSKSGAADVLEALGIQINIDPKQSESVLNKIGICFLYAQEYHRAMKYVAPIRKELGIRTLFNILGPLANPAHATSQLLGVYDEELVVSMAEVLRKLGVKNVTVIHGQDGFDEVSASASTTVAEIKNGEINKYEITPEEFGIKRCKKDEVIGGTPIENAQITRDILNGKVGAKRDIVLMNAGVAIHTANPSLSIAKGIEMARQVIDDGSAKRKLEEFINLTQVGMVA comes from the coding sequence ATGATTGAAAATGCTATTAAAGAATTAGTTAACGGAAAGAATCTAACTTTTAAAGAAACGAATCAAGTAATTGACGAGATCATGAGTGGGGAAACAAGTGATATTCAAATTTCGAGTTTCCTAACAGCCTTGTCGATTAGAAAAGAAACAGTTGAAGAAATAGCTGGTGCAGCTAATGCAATGCGTGCCCATGCCTTAGAGTTTGAAGCTGATGAACCAGTACTTGAAATTGTCGGAACTGGTGGTGATCATTCGAATTCATTCAATATTTCAACGACTTCAGCATTAGTAGTTTCAGCAACCGGGATTCCAGTTGCTAAGCATGGTAATCGTGCTGCATCTTCGAAAAGCGGTGCCGCAGATGTACTTGAAGCATTAGGTATCCAAATCAATATTGATCCTAAGCAAAGTGAGTCAGTATTGAACAAAATAGGTATTTGTTTTCTTTATGCACAGGAATATCACAGGGCAATGAAGTATGTTGCTCCAATCAGAAAAGAGCTTGGAATTAGAACGTTATTCAATATACTTGGACCACTAGCCAATCCAGCCCATGCCACATCACAATTATTAGGAGTATACGATGAAGAATTAGTCGTTTCCATGGCCGAGGTTTTGAGAAAACTTGGTGTCAAAAATGTCACAGTCATTCATGGTCAAGATGGATTCGACGAGGTTTCAGCCTCTGCCTCAACTACCGTGGCAGAAATCAAAAATGGCGAGATTAATAAATATGAAATAACCCCAGAAGAATTTGGAATTAAGCGTTGTAAAAAAGATGAAGTTATCGGTGGAACTCCGATTGAGAATGCACAAATTACTAGAGATATTTTAAATGGAAAAGTTGGTGCCAAACGAGATATTGTTCTGATGAATGCAGGAGTTGCTATTCATACTGCTAATCCATCACTAAGTATTGCTAAAGGAATTGAAATGGCAAGACAAGTTATTGACGACGGATCAGCCAAAAGAAAATTGGAAGAATTCATTAATCTAACTCAAGTTGGCATGGTCGCATGA
- the trpC gene encoding indole-3-glycerol phosphate synthase TrpC → MILDDLVESTKKRIADEKSNNNIQEIIDKFLKSKMGFIGEVKHASPSKGEIVKDFPYIQIAKEYSNAGIDAISVLTEPTYFQGKLEYLSDIAKNVDVPVLRKDFVIDPYMIYQAKFAGAKIILLIVSILTPEKLKQFQNLANELDLAAIVEVHSTEELQIALDSGARIIGVNNRNLKDFTVDLNNSLKLRPLVPSQIPFIAESGIKTVEDIKLLKAANINEVLIGETFMKAEDKSLIIREFKEA, encoded by the coding sequence ATGATCTTAGATGATCTGGTTGAATCCACCAAGAAGAGGATTGCTGATGAGAAGAGCAATAATAATATTCAAGAAATTATAGATAAGTTTTTAAAGTCAAAAATGGGATTCATTGGTGAAGTAAAGCATGCATCTCCATCAAAAGGTGAAATCGTTAAAGACTTCCCGTATATACAAATTGCAAAAGAATATTCAAATGCCGGAATTGATGCCATTTCAGTATTGACTGAACCCACGTACTTCCAAGGTAAATTAGAATATTTATCTGATATAGCAAAGAATGTTGATGTACCGGTATTGAGAAAGGACTTTGTGATCGATCCATATATGATTTATCAAGCCAAGTTTGCTGGCGCAAAAATAATTTTGTTGATCGTTTCAATTTTGACTCCAGAAAAGTTGAAACAATTCCAAAATTTGGCTAATGAATTGGATCTAGCAGCTATTGTGGAAGTCCATTCAACAGAAGAATTACAAATCGCCTTAGATTCTGGTGCAAGAATCATTGGAGTCAATAATCGTAATTTAAAAGATTTCACGGTTGATTTGAATAATAGCTTGAAATTACGGCCATTGGTTCCATCTCAAATACCGTTTATTGCTGAAAGTGGCATCAAGACGGTTGAAGATATTAAGTTATTAAAAGCAGCGAATATCAATGAAGTATTGATCGGCGAGACTTTTATGAAGGCCGAAGACAAGTCATTGATTATTAGAGAATTCAAAGAAGCATGA
- a CDS encoding phosphoribosylanthranilate isomerase, with the protein MTKIKICGLMTIEDIDAVNQAKPDFAGFIFAGGRHHIDLDQAIKLREHLDPRIISVGVFVDAPIEEILKAVNSGAISIVQLHGNESEEVVDYLHDKNIKVIQVFNPTDEKFNTGADYTMLDSDSGEILDWKNLLIIPDILAGSINSANVDKAIKIVKPKIIDVSRGVETNGKKDINKIRQIVNEVHNS; encoded by the coding sequence ATGACAAAAATTAAAATATGTGGATTGATGACTATAGAAGATATTGATGCAGTGAATCAAGCCAAGCCTGATTTTGCAGGATTCATTTTTGCAGGTGGCAGACATCATATCGACTTAGATCAAGCAATTAAATTAAGAGAACATTTGGATCCACGAATAATCAGTGTTGGAGTGTTCGTTGACGCTCCAATCGAGGAAATACTTAAGGCCGTGAATAGTGGGGCAATATCAATTGTCCAACTCCATGGCAATGAGTCAGAAGAGGTAGTTGATTATTTGCATGATAAGAATATAAAGGTTATCCAAGTATTTAACCCCACCGATGAAAAGTTCAATACTGGCGCTGACTACACAATGTTAGATAGTGATAGTGGTGAAATATTGGATTGGAAGAATTTGTTGATAATTCCGGATATTTTAGCTGGATCAATTAATTCAGCTAATGTTGATAAAGCAATTAAGATAGTAAAACCCAAAATAATCGATGTTTCGCGTGGTGTTGAAACTAACGGAAAAAAAGATATTAACAAGATAAGACAAATCGTAAACGAAGTACATAATTCTTAA
- the trpB gene encoding tryptophan synthase subunit beta codes for MKEMQKKSQESHYYGEFGGQFIPETLMTALNAVSKAYDKYKDDPDFLDEFHTLLRDYANRPSLLYYAKNMTEDLGGAKIYFKREDLNHTGAHKINNVIGQALIAKRMGKTRLIAETGAGQHGVATATIAALFGMECEIYMGKIDTERQKLNVYRMELLGAKVHPVTSGSMVLKDAVNAALQAWTKRIDDTFYVMGSAVGPYPYPEMVHDFQSVISKESKQQILADEGRLPDAIVACVGGGSNAIGSFAQYIDDKNVELIGCEAAGKGVDTDQTAATIERGSTGIFHGMKSLFLQDKDGQIDKVYSISAGLDYPGVGPEHAHLAITKRAKYVGITDDEAVDAFEYIAKTEGIIAAIESCHAVAYVRKLAPTMSKDKIIICTLSGRGDKDVAAIAKYRGKDIDE; via the coding sequence ATGAAAGAAATGCAAAAAAAGAGTCAAGAGTCTCATTATTATGGTGAATTTGGAGGACAATTCATTCCTGAAACTTTAATGACGGCACTAAATGCAGTATCTAAGGCGTATGACAAATACAAAGATGATCCAGACTTTTTAGATGAATTTCATACGTTATTAAGAGATTACGCTAATCGACCATCGCTTCTATATTATGCAAAGAATATGACAGAGGACTTAGGCGGTGCCAAGATTTATTTTAAACGAGAGGATTTGAATCACACTGGCGCTCACAAAATTAATAATGTTATTGGACAAGCATTGATTGCCAAACGTATGGGGAAGACTAGATTGATTGCTGAAACAGGTGCTGGACAACATGGAGTCGCTACAGCAACTATTGCCGCATTGTTTGGGATGGAATGTGAAATCTATATGGGAAAAATAGACACAGAACGCCAAAAACTCAATGTCTATCGTATGGAATTACTTGGTGCAAAGGTCCATCCAGTTACAAGTGGTTCAATGGTTCTAAAAGATGCTGTTAATGCAGCCTTACAAGCATGGACTAAGCGAATCGATGATACGTTTTACGTTATGGGTTCTGCTGTAGGGCCATACCCATATCCAGAAATGGTACATGACTTTCAAAGTGTCATAAGTAAAGAGTCTAAACAACAAATCTTGGCTGATGAAGGAAGACTTCCTGATGCAATAGTAGCCTGTGTCGGTGGTGGAAGTAACGCAATCGGGAGTTTTGCCCAATATATTGATGATAAAAATGTTGAGTTAATTGGCTGTGAAGCTGCAGGTAAAGGTGTTGATACTGACCAAACTGCTGCTACGATCGAACGTGGGTCGACTGGTATATTTCACGGGATGAAATCACTCTTTCTACAAGATAAAGATGGGCAGATCGATAAGGTATATTCGATCTCTGCAGGTCTCGACTATCCCGGTGTTGGTCCAGAACACGCTCATCTAGCTATTACTAAACGTGCTAAATACGTGGGTATAACAGACGATGAAGCTGTCGATGCTTTTGAATATATTGCCAAAACAGAAGGAATAATCGCTGCAATCGAGAGTTGTCATGCAGTGGCCTACGTTAGGAAACTAGCTCCAACTATGTCAAAGGACAAAATAATTATCTGTACATTATCTGGTCGTGGTGATAAAGATGTTGCCGCAATTGCAAAATATAGGGGGAAAGATATCGATGAATAA
- the trpA gene encoding tryptophan synthase subunit alpha — translation MNKLEEVFKNKKAFIPFVVADDPNFDETVANVLTLADNGADIIELGIPFSDPVADGPIIQKADLRAFSAGVNTDVVFDIVEKIRESTQVPIIFLTYTNIVYKYGYENFCRKCSELNISGLVIPDLPLEEQDELREISDSYDISLIQLIAPTSGKRVAKIASQAKGFIYMVSSIGVTGKREDFSNELGSTIEEIRKVTNVPIAIGFGIHSVQQAKDLSQIADGIIIGSAVVEVINKGENLAKYSQLISSAI, via the coding sequence ATGAATAAATTAGAAGAAGTATTTAAAAATAAAAAAGCTTTCATTCCATTCGTTGTAGCAGATGATCCTAATTTTGATGAAACGGTGGCTAACGTTTTAACATTAGCCGATAATGGCGCTGATATTATTGAATTGGGTATTCCTTTTTCTGATCCGGTAGCCGATGGTCCAATTATCCAAAAAGCTGATCTTCGTGCGTTCAGTGCTGGAGTTAATACAGATGTTGTTTTTGATATTGTTGAAAAAATTCGAGAATCAACACAGGTACCGATTATTTTTCTTACCTATACTAATATTGTTTATAAGTATGGTTATGAAAACTTCTGTCGTAAATGTTCAGAGTTAAACATCAGCGGATTAGTGATCCCGGATCTGCCATTAGAGGAACAAGATGAATTACGTGAAATTAGTGATTCATATGATATTTCATTGATTCAATTGATTGCACCAACATCTGGGAAACGTGTTGCTAAAATTGCCTCTCAGGCCAAAGGCTTCATTTATATGGTATCTTCAATAGGCGTTACCGGGAAAAGAGAAGATTTTTCCAATGAATTAGGAAGTACTATAGAAGAGATTAGAAAAGTTACGAATGTTCCGATTGCCATTGGATTTGGGATCCATTCAGTTCAACAGGCCAAAGACCTGTCACAAATCGCCGACGGAATTATTATTGGTAGTGCTGTTGTTGAGGTAATTAATAAAGGTGAGAATTTAGCTAAATATTCTCAGTTGATCAGTTCAGCTATTTAA
- a CDS encoding SDR family oxidoreductase, giving the protein MKLNNNTILVTGGTSGIGLSFALRLMNMNNNVIIVGRSQKKIDKLLNEHPKLSGIAADISDPLDVQILTDKIKKDFPDLNIVLNSAGIMRQYDLFDENLPITELTAEIQTNLNGTIYITKSLLPILRKQNESMIVNISSLLSLLPVSDSPIYSATKAGIHMYTVALREQVRFSGANIHIVELLPPLVTETNLTTQYDNAVLTKIISSPLSKLVDAGIKGMEKNKPQIDVGFTKLLRQLMKVTPNLITHTWGKQTLTAFLNK; this is encoded by the coding sequence ATGAAGCTTAATAACAATACTATTTTAGTAACTGGTGGAACATCTGGGATCGGTTTATCATTCGCGTTAAGGCTAATGAATATGAATAACAACGTAATAATCGTTGGAAGATCTCAAAAGAAAATTGATAAATTATTGAATGAGCATCCAAAACTAAGTGGTATAGCTGCCGATATCAGTGACCCTTTGGATGTCCAAATATTGACTGATAAAATAAAAAAGGACTTTCCAGACCTCAACATAGTCCTAAACTCAGCAGGGATCATGCGTCAATATGATTTATTCGACGAAAATCTACCTATAACTGAATTAACAGCTGAAATCCAAACAAACTTGAATGGAACAATATACATTACAAAGTCATTACTACCTATTTTAAGGAAGCAAAATGAATCAATGATAGTCAATATCAGCTCGCTACTTTCACTATTACCAGTTTCTGACTCACCTATTTATTCAGCTACAAAAGCAGGTATACATATGTATACCGTTGCTTTAAGAGAACAAGTCCGTTTTAGCGGTGCAAATATTCACATAGTCGAACTTCTTCCACCATTAGTGACCGAAACTAATCTAACGACCCAATATGACAATGCCGTTCTAACCAAAATAATAAGTTCTCCACTATCAAAATTGGTAGATGCTGGTATTAAAGGAATGGAGAAAAACAAGCCACAAATTGACGTTGGATTCACAAAGTTATTACGTCAACTAATGAAAGTTACACCCAATCTAATCACACATACTTGGGGGAAACAAACATTGACAGCCTTCCTAAATAAATAA
- a CDS encoding TetR/AcrR family transcriptional regulator, with the protein MNKITNEKIIETAEELLKNNSDVTLYDIGKELNITHAALYKHFKNKDELWTAVLIHWFDTEIFNKIEVHMEYKEPKLILKNWIWQFINAKKNVYNINKRMFILNTQYIDNRPIVLREVLESSYATINNIMGYEDNDYKTAEAIMSVFSVFIIPSFAETWNLPDYEERFENIWNLIAGGI; encoded by the coding sequence ATGAATAAAATAACTAATGAGAAGATAATTGAAACAGCAGAGGAACTTTTAAAAAATAATTCAGACGTAACACTGTACGATATAGGTAAAGAATTAAATATCACTCATGCAGCACTGTATAAGCATTTTAAAAATAAAGATGAGTTGTGGACAGCTGTATTGATACATTGGTTTGACACTGAAATCTTTAATAAAATAGAAGTACATATGGAATATAAAGAACCAAAATTGATACTTAAGAATTGGATATGGCAGTTTATTAATGCAAAGAAGAATGTTTATAACATTAATAAAAGAATGTTTATTTTGAATACACAATATATCGATAATAGGCCGATAGTTTTGAGAGAAGTCCTTGAGAGTTCTTATGCAACTATTAATAATATAATGGGGTATGAAGATAACGACTATAAAACTGCTGAAGCCATTATGTCAGTATTCTCAGTATTTATAATCCCGAGTTTTGCGGAAACATGGAATTTGCCAGATTATGAGGAACGCTTTGAGAATATTTGGAATTTGATTGCTGGTGGAATTTAA
- a CDS encoding PTS sugar transporter subunit IIA: MIKLFKSSKKIAIKAPVSGKIIPLESVSDEVFAQKMMGDGIAIIPNDGQIVSPVDGTIGMIADTKHALGITTKNGLEVILHLGIDTVELNGSPFKMEVTNGAIVKAGQPIASMDIEQIQEAKKDPVVMTLFTNSSEKIKEFNPKSGNTNISEDVADIILN, translated from the coding sequence ATGATAAAACTATTTAAATCCTCAAAAAAAATAGCAATAAAAGCCCCTGTTTCTGGTAAAATAATTCCTTTAGAAAGCGTTAGTGATGAGGTATTCGCTCAAAAAATGATGGGTGATGGAATTGCAATAATTCCTAACGATGGTCAAATAGTTAGTCCTGTAGACGGAACCATTGGGATGATTGCAGATACCAAGCATGCACTAGGAATCACAACAAAAAATGGTTTGGAAGTAATCCTTCATCTAGGAATTGATACCGTTGAACTCAATGGCTCCCCATTTAAAATGGAAGTAACAAATGGAGCAATTGTAAAAGCTGGACAACCTATAGCTTCTATGGATATAGAACAAATCCAAGAAGCAAAAAAAGATCCCGTGGTTATGACATTATTTACTAATTCCTCAGAAAAAATCAAAGAATTTAATCCCAAATCAGGTAATACAAATATTTCAGAAGACGTTGCAGATATAATTTTAAATTAG
- a CDS encoding 6-phospho-alpha-glucosidase, which yields MKKHSILIAGGGSTFTPGIVMMLLDNMDRFPIDSLKLYDNDEERQAKLGRALKIVLTEKAPQIEFEYTTDPEKAFTNVDFVFAHIRSGKYRMRELDEKIPLAHNVVGQETCGPGGIAYGMRSIGDIVELIDFMEKYSPNAWMLNYSNPAAIVAEACRVLRPNSKILNICDMPVGTLRRMSQIVGLTPEDLEVKYFGLNHFGWWTSVKDHKGHEYLPEIRDYVAEHGYLTKVEVDTQHMDASWQATHKKAKDLLAIDPRFLPNTYLKYYLYPDYVVEESDPNYTRANEVMDGREKNVFSAAKRIVDAGTSSVGEFNIDSHASFIVDLARAIAFNTHERMLLIVPNNGAISNFDDDAMVEVPCIVGNDGPEPLAQGNIPMFQRGMMYEQVTVEKLAVQAWIEHDYQKLWQALSLSKTVPSAQVAKELLDDLVEANKEFWPELKRPDKKYGLISEVGEEEPV from the coding sequence ATGAAAAAACATTCAATTTTAATCGCAGGTGGCGGAAGTACTTTTACTCCAGGAATTGTAATGATGTTACTAGATAATATGGATCGTTTCCCAATTGATTCATTGAAACTTTATGATAATGATGAGGAAAGACAGGCTAAGCTTGGAAGAGCACTAAAAATTGTTCTAACTGAAAAAGCTCCACAAATTGAATTCGAATATACGACTGATCCTGAAAAAGCATTCACTAATGTTGACTTTGTCTTTGCTCATATTAGATCAGGTAAATACCGTATGAGAGAATTAGATGAAAAAATACCATTGGCACACAACGTTGTTGGGCAAGAAACATGTGGTCCTGGTGGAATTGCTTATGGTATGAGAAGTATCGGTGATATTGTTGAATTAATTGATTTTATGGAAAAATATTCTCCTAATGCATGGATGTTGAATTACTCTAATCCAGCAGCGATAGTTGCCGAAGCATGTCGTGTACTTCGACCAAATTCAAAAATCCTTAATATTTGTGATATGCCAGTTGGTACACTTAGACGAATGTCACAAATTGTTGGATTAACACCTGAAGACCTAGAAGTTAAATATTTTGGCCTGAATCATTTTGGTTGGTGGACAAGCGTAAAAGATCACAAAGGACACGAATACCTTCCAGAAATTAGAGATTATGTAGCTGAACATGGTTATTTAACAAAAGTTGAAGTTGATACTCAACATATGGACGCCAGTTGGCAAGCGACACACAAAAAAGCTAAAGACCTATTGGCCATTGATCCAAGATTCTTACCTAACACTTATTTAAAATATTATCTATATCCAGACTATGTAGTTGAAGAGTCAGATCCTAATTATACTAGAGCAAATGAAGTTATGGACGGACGAGAAAAAAATGTATTCTCCGCTGCCAAACGTATAGTTGATGCCGGAACCTCATCGGTTGGTGAATTTAATATTGACAGTCACGCATCTTTCATCGTTGATTTGGCACGTGCCATAGCATTCAATACCCATGAACGTATGCTTCTAATTGTCCCTAACAATGGAGCAATTTCGAATTTTGATGATGATGCCATGGTTGAAGTTCCTTGCATTGTCGGTAATGATGGCCCTGAACCACTAGCTCAAGGAAATATTCCAATGTTCCAACGTGGAATGATGTACGAACAAGTAACAGTAGAAAAACTTGCCGTTCAAGCATGGATTGAACATGACTATCAAAAGCTTTGGCAAGCCTTGTCCCTTTCAAAGACTGTTCCAAGTGCACAAGTGGCAAAAGAATTACTTGATGACTTAGTTGAAGCAAACAAAGAATTTTGGCCAGAACTAAAGCGCCCCGACAAAAAATACGGACTTATTTCTGAAGTCGGTGAAGAAGAACCAGTTTAA
- a CDS encoding PTS transporter subunit EIIC, giving the protein MKEKVMNGLQHFSKAMFIPVLILPIAGILIAIGNIFTNVKLLEAVPFLNNPITTGFGAILSGSLVSILTNLGIIFCVGLAVGLAKKKKAEAGFTALLAFLVFINAMNKFMDLNNLLNTSKDLQGTGQTMVLGVQILDMGVFLGIILGIIVGIVHNRFVDTEFKSAFQIYGGSRFVFIVIIPVTVILAIALTYVWPFIQSGISGMGGFIRQSGNFGLFLYGSLERLLIPTGLHHLIYTPFLYTSLGGTETIAGHVYEGARNIYYAEMADPSIHLLSRSVIWDARGISKMFGLIGACLAMYQTAKPENKMKVKAILIPAVVTSFLAGVTEPIEFSFMFLAPLLFVVHAALSGLSMVVLNLLNVRAIGPNGFLDFLLYNVPLGVSKTHWPMYIVVGIVFFFIYYITFRVLITAFNLKTVGREDDTKDVKLYSKKDYKEKDNSSEKKTLPKANEGIPASLIIEALGGEENIESVTNCYTRLRTVLKDPSLVDEATLKNDTGASGLIIKGKNVHVVYGLTVTAVRKAVDEALGISDMDAEIE; this is encoded by the coding sequence ATGAAAGAAAAAGTTATGAATGGGCTACAACATTTTTCAAAAGCAATGTTTATTCCCGTTCTTATACTTCCAATAGCTGGTATCTTAATTGCAATTGGAAATATTTTTACAAACGTAAAACTTTTAGAGGCAGTTCCATTTCTAAACAATCCTATAACAACTGGATTTGGAGCTATTCTGTCAGGATCCTTAGTTTCAATTTTAACTAATCTTGGAATAATCTTCTGTGTTGGATTAGCAGTTGGATTGGCTAAGAAAAAGAAAGCTGAAGCTGGCTTCACGGCACTACTAGCTTTTCTAGTATTTATTAATGCAATGAATAAATTTATGGATTTGAACAATCTATTGAACACATCTAAAGATTTACAAGGAACTGGTCAAACAATGGTTCTTGGTGTTCAAATTTTAGATATGGGCGTTTTCCTAGGAATCATTTTAGGAATCATTGTCGGTATCGTTCACAATCGATTTGTTGACACAGAATTCAAAAGTGCCTTTCAAATATATGGTGGGTCAAGATTTGTTTTTATCGTTATTATTCCAGTAACTGTAATTCTAGCAATTGCTCTAACATATGTTTGGCCATTCATTCAATCTGGTATTTCAGGCATGGGTGGTTTTATTAGACAGTCTGGTAATTTTGGATTGTTCTTATATGGTTCACTAGAAAGATTACTCATTCCAACCGGACTACATCATTTGATTTATACTCCATTTTTATATACATCACTTGGTGGAACAGAAACTATTGCCGGACATGTATATGAAGGCGCTAGGAATATTTATTACGCTGAAATGGCAGATCCCTCAATTCATCTCCTATCACGTTCCGTTATATGGGATGCCAGAGGAATTTCTAAAATGTTTGGATTAATTGGCGCATGCTTGGCCATGTACCAAACTGCAAAACCAGAAAACAAAATGAAAGTTAAGGCCATCTTAATTCCGGCAGTAGTAACCTCATTTTTAGCTGGTGTTACAGAACCAATTGAATTTTCATTTATGTTTCTTGCCCCATTACTCTTTGTTGTGCACGCAGCATTGTCAGGATTGAGTATGGTGGTACTAAACCTACTGAACGTCAGAGCAATTGGACCAAATGGATTCTTAGATTTTCTTCTATACAATGTACCTTTAGGAGTATCAAAAACACATTGGCCAATGTACATAGTGGTAGGTATAGTATTCTTCTTTATTTACTATATTACATTTAGAGTCCTGATAACTGCCTTCAATCTTAAAACGGTTGGACGCGAAGATGATACTAAGGATGTTAAATTATATTCTAAAAAAGACTACAAAGAAAAAGATAATAGTTCTGAAAAGAAAACTCTACCAAAAGCAAATGAAGGTATACCAGCCAGCTTAATTATTGAAGCCTTGGGTGGTGAAGAAAATATTGAAAGTGTCACAAATTGTTATACAAGACTAAGAACCGTTTTGAAAGACCCTTCCTTGGTTGATGAAGCAACTCTAAAAAATGATACCGGAGCAAGCGGTTTGATAATTAAGGGAAAAAACGTACATGTAGTTTATGGTCTAACAGTCACTGCAGTCAGAAAAGCTGTTGACGAAGCACTTGGAATCTCAGATATGGATGCAGAAATAGAATAA